In Myxococcus virescens, a single genomic region encodes these proteins:
- the plsX gene encoding phosphate acyltransferase PlsX, producing the protein MVGTQPQPVTIAFDVMGTDHGPAEVVRGAAMLSLESPHIHTLLVGDRTLIDDALAETKHNGERISVQHAADFIGMDEKPGEALARKPNASVAVAARLVAEGEAQALVSAGNTGAGVLACARHFQLIPGVRRAALATVYPTRSVRGAKGDPFSLILDVGATVEATADDLVTFAVMGSAYARIISQNERPKVALLSNGIEPQKGPPRVVEAHARLSEMKDIHFIGNVEGIDIPKGTADVIVTDGFVGNVCLKMLEGVHDTVVELAQYAYKESLRWRAGLAMLSSGIQRIKDITDWNQYGGAPILGFDKIFIKAHGRSKSRAIANAGKVAAKVVSNNLGAAIREGLKK; encoded by the coding sequence ATGGTGGGGACGCAGCCGCAGCCAGTGACGATTGCCTTCGATGTCATGGGAACGGACCACGGCCCGGCCGAGGTGGTCCGGGGAGCGGCGATGCTGTCGCTCGAGTCCCCCCACATCCACACGCTCCTGGTGGGGGACCGCACCCTCATCGACGACGCGCTGGCGGAGACGAAGCACAACGGCGAGCGCATCTCCGTGCAGCACGCGGCGGACTTCATCGGCATGGACGAGAAGCCAGGCGAGGCGCTGGCGCGCAAGCCGAACGCGTCCGTGGCGGTGGCCGCGCGGCTGGTGGCGGAGGGCGAGGCGCAGGCGCTGGTGTCCGCGGGCAACACGGGCGCGGGCGTGCTGGCGTGTGCCCGGCACTTCCAGCTCATCCCCGGCGTGCGGCGCGCGGCGCTGGCCACGGTGTACCCGACGCGCTCGGTGCGCGGCGCGAAGGGGGACCCGTTCTCCCTCATCCTGGACGTTGGCGCCACGGTGGAGGCCACCGCGGATGACCTGGTGACGTTCGCGGTGATGGGCTCCGCCTACGCGCGCATCATCTCCCAGAACGAGCGCCCCAAGGTGGCGCTCCTGTCCAACGGCATCGAGCCGCAGAAGGGCCCGCCCCGCGTGGTGGAGGCCCATGCCCGCCTGTCGGAGATGAAGGACATCCACTTCATCGGCAACGTGGAGGGCATCGACATCCCGAAGGGCACCGCGGACGTCATCGTCACCGATGGCTTCGTGGGCAACGTCTGCCTGAAGATGCTGGAGGGCGTCCACGACACGGTGGTGGAGCTGGCCCAGTACGCCTACAAGGAGAGCCTGCGGTGGCGCGCGGGGCTCGCGATGTTGTCCAGCGGCATCCAGCGCATCAAGGACATCACCGACTGGAACCAGTACGGCGGAGCCCCCATCCTGGGGTTCGATAAAATCTTCATCAAGGCACACGGGCGTTCGAAGTCGCGGGCCATCGCCAACGCGGGGAAGGTCGCGGCGAAGGTGGTGTCGAACAACCTGGGCGCTGCCATCCGGGAAGGCCTGAAGAAGTGA
- a CDS encoding outer membrane beta-barrel domain-containing protein: MNRPKLLLALCLVPALASAQSQEGMGLDLTDESQAESSQDAESPAPPPVEEATPAAASRPADEPLEADPQLPLTDITQEDRVKSVQRKVYLKKGRFELTPLVSFSVNDPFYSKVGLSVRGAYYLADTLAISARASLMQVLPSDDVRTAKRTFNSKIYYSVPQWSAMGDVEWSPIYGKVAFLNSILHFDGYLLAGAGVVNTETSALPGRGLNPAADLGLGMRFVAQDYIAVNVALINTSYVDQPLGSSKGAIQNVMTLNAGISLFLPFKSTGRDSE, translated from the coding sequence TTGAACCGCCCCAAGTTGCTGCTCGCCCTGTGTCTGGTGCCCGCACTGGCATCCGCCCAGAGCCAGGAAGGCATGGGACTCGACCTCACCGACGAGTCACAGGCCGAGTCATCGCAGGATGCAGAATCACCCGCGCCTCCTCCGGTGGAGGAGGCCACACCGGCCGCGGCGTCCCGCCCCGCGGACGAGCCATTGGAAGCGGATCCGCAGTTGCCGCTGACGGACATCACCCAGGAAGACCGGGTGAAGAGCGTCCAGCGGAAGGTCTACCTCAAGAAGGGCCGCTTCGAGCTGACGCCGCTGGTGAGCTTCTCGGTCAACGACCCCTTCTATTCGAAGGTGGGGTTGTCGGTCCGGGGCGCGTACTACCTGGCGGACACGCTGGCCATCTCCGCCCGGGCCTCGCTGATGCAGGTGTTGCCGTCGGATGACGTGCGCACCGCGAAGCGGACCTTCAACAGCAAAATCTACTACTCGGTGCCCCAGTGGTCCGCGATGGGCGACGTGGAGTGGAGCCCCATCTACGGAAAGGTGGCGTTCCTCAACTCCATCCTTCACTTCGACGGCTACCTGCTTGCGGGTGCGGGCGTGGTGAATACGGAGACCTCGGCGCTCCCCGGGCGAGGCCTCAACCCGGCCGCTGACCTGGGCCTGGGCATGCGCTTCGTGGCTCAGGACTACATCGCCGTCAACGTGGCCCTCATCAACACCTCTTATGTGGATCAGCCCCTGGGCAGCAGCAAGGGCGCCATCCAGAACGTCATGACGCTCAACGCAGGCATCTCGCTGTTCCTGCCGTTCAAGTCGACGGGGAGGGACTCGGAATGA
- a CDS encoding outer membrane beta-barrel domain-containing protein, translating to MKRFFRVLLALCLTAPVLGLAQTTEEAEAGDVSEVDKDRLGPLRERVRPVSGHVFLKKGRFEFSPSATLSLRDAFYSKYIFGGTLTYHPMETLGVSLRVGYAINTVAGAAQKCTFGDGGEGSTRGCVPPTLDELDGNAPGQIKLLGGADVQWAPIYGKVSLLAEAFVHFDLYGIAGASVVQYRGPGDSPGAEAQNYLTPGANLGVGARFFLNRWITLRTELRDLVYVEKGTAESGNYLRNQLLFELGVSFFFGSES from the coding sequence ATGAAGCGCTTCTTCCGTGTGCTCCTCGCCCTCTGTCTGACGGCGCCCGTGCTGGGCCTCGCCCAGACCACCGAAGAGGCGGAAGCCGGCGACGTGTCGGAGGTCGACAAGGACCGGCTCGGGCCCCTGCGCGAGCGCGTCCGGCCTGTCTCCGGCCACGTCTTCCTCAAGAAGGGCCGCTTCGAGTTCAGCCCGTCCGCGACGCTGTCGCTGCGCGACGCGTTCTACAGCAAGTACATCTTCGGCGGCACGCTGACGTACCACCCGATGGAGACGTTGGGCGTCAGCCTGCGTGTGGGCTACGCCATCAACACGGTGGCCGGCGCGGCGCAGAAGTGCACGTTCGGGGACGGAGGCGAGGGCTCCACGCGCGGTTGCGTGCCGCCCACGCTCGACGAACTGGACGGGAACGCGCCGGGGCAGATCAAGCTGCTGGGCGGCGCGGACGTCCAGTGGGCGCCCATCTACGGCAAGGTGTCGCTGCTGGCGGAGGCCTTCGTCCACTTCGACCTGTACGGCATCGCGGGCGCCTCGGTGGTTCAGTACCGCGGTCCCGGTGACTCGCCGGGCGCGGAGGCGCAGAACTACCTCACGCCGGGCGCGAACCTGGGGGTGGGCGCGCGCTTCTTCCTCAACCGGTGGATCACGCTGCGCACGGAGCTGCGTGACCTCGTCTACGTGGAGAAGGGCACCGCGGAGTCCGGCAACTACTTGCGCAACCAGCTCCTGTTCGAGCTGGGTGTCTCCTTCTTCTTCGGGTCCGAGTCATGA
- the pcnB gene encoding polynucleotide adenylyltransferase PcnB, producing MNSQLELSAHPEEDSASKPVAADEQAPTEIPSIQVATPAEPPPAPAYADAEDEDDEEDDDEVDPAESGLDDAVLGAEAALAAAEAEDAAEARGEDVEEVPIVLEPEPEPTPDERALHAPHVRPSGEPAEIDPDELDPDALKVVLRLHQHGHQAYMVGGCVRDLLLGRKPKDFDIATSATPNEVRGIFRNCRLIGRRFRLAHVYFKGGKIIEVSTFRANPTELEHAANGAEDEGDGEDLLITHDNVFGTAQQDARRRDFTINGLFYDVAEGRVIDYVRGRRDLDERFIRTIGDPEVRMREDPVRILRAVRFAAKLGLDIESRTYAAMEGAVEDLPRCAPARLLEETFRLIRGGVSAPALKLLDALDALKILLPPVNAYLKQHGKEGEKTFYAFAESLDRRVSAGEPLDDAILLAMLLIPISRSTGPEEPQEGRPSVSQVVEDLLAGFVQSARLPRRIAERCRMLLLAQRTLSGERRRRSAAFKRHPLFSEALTVFEMTVEATGENREQLEAWKAGEVPQPRAAAAEGEESDAGGQRKRRRRRRRRRPSANGSSGESAGSSSESGDA from the coding sequence ATGAACTCCCAGCTGGAGCTGTCGGCGCACCCTGAAGAGGACAGCGCCTCCAAGCCCGTGGCCGCCGACGAGCAGGCCCCCACTGAAATCCCCTCGATACAAGTCGCCACCCCCGCCGAGCCGCCTCCGGCCCCCGCCTACGCGGATGCCGAGGACGAGGACGACGAGGAAGATGACGACGAGGTAGACCCGGCCGAGTCGGGCCTGGACGACGCCGTCCTGGGCGCCGAGGCCGCGCTGGCCGCCGCCGAGGCCGAGGACGCCGCCGAGGCCCGGGGCGAGGACGTCGAGGAAGTCCCCATCGTCCTGGAGCCCGAACCGGAGCCGACGCCCGATGAGCGCGCGCTGCACGCGCCCCATGTCCGGCCCAGCGGCGAGCCGGCGGAAATCGACCCCGATGAGCTGGACCCGGACGCCCTCAAGGTGGTGCTCCGCCTGCACCAGCACGGCCATCAGGCGTACATGGTGGGCGGCTGCGTGCGTGACCTGCTGCTGGGGCGCAAGCCGAAGGACTTCGACATCGCCACCAGCGCGACGCCGAACGAGGTGCGCGGCATCTTCCGCAACTGCCGCCTGATTGGCCGGCGCTTCCGGCTGGCGCACGTCTACTTCAAAGGCGGGAAGATCATCGAGGTCTCCACCTTCCGTGCGAATCCGACGGAGCTGGAGCACGCGGCCAACGGCGCTGAGGATGAGGGGGACGGTGAGGACCTGCTCATCACCCACGACAACGTCTTCGGCACCGCGCAGCAGGACGCGCGCCGCCGTGACTTCACCATCAACGGCCTGTTCTACGACGTGGCCGAAGGGCGGGTCATCGATTACGTCCGGGGCCGCCGTGACCTGGATGAGCGCTTCATCCGCACCATTGGCGACCCGGAAGTGCGCATGCGCGAGGACCCGGTGCGCATCCTGCGCGCGGTGCGCTTCGCGGCGAAGCTGGGCCTGGACATCGAGTCGCGGACGTACGCGGCCATGGAAGGCGCGGTGGAGGACCTGCCCCGCTGCGCGCCCGCGCGTCTGCTGGAGGAGACGTTCCGCCTCATCCGCGGCGGTGTGTCCGCGCCGGCGCTGAAGCTGCTGGACGCGCTGGACGCGCTCAAAATCCTCCTGCCGCCCGTCAACGCGTACCTCAAGCAGCACGGCAAGGAAGGCGAGAAGACGTTCTACGCCTTCGCGGAGTCGCTGGACCGGCGCGTGTCCGCGGGCGAGCCGCTGGACGACGCCATCCTCCTGGCGATGTTGCTGATTCCCATCAGCCGCTCGACGGGGCCCGAGGAGCCGCAGGAGGGCCGCCCGTCCGTGTCGCAGGTGGTGGAAGACCTGCTCGCGGGCTTCGTCCAGTCCGCGCGTCTGCCGCGCCGCATCGCCGAGCGCTGCCGCATGCTGCTGCTGGCCCAGCGCACCCTGTCCGGTGAGCGCCGTCGTCGCAGCGCCGCGTTCAAGCGGCACCCCCTCTTCAGCGAGGCCCTCACCGTGTTCGAGATGACGGTGGAGGCCACGGGCGAGAATCGCGAGCAGTTGGAGGCGTGGAAGGCCGGCGAGGTGCCGCAGCCGCGTGCCGCCGCCGCAGAGGGGGAGGAGTCCGACGCGGGAGGCCAGCGCAAGCGCCGTCGCCGTCGCCGCCGCCGCCGTCCCTCGGCGAACGGCTCGTCCGGTGAGAGCGCCGGTTCGTCCTCCGAGTCGGGCGACGCCTGA
- the gltC gene encoding adventurous gliding motility protein GltC, which translates to MMRSFKLIRVAVVGLSLAWTAPSYAQNFEGLDLSGQSKKKRTTPKKKKPTRKSRADKAKPVPVQEEDADDDAAAASSSEAPTSVSPAETAPAVAPSTPAPTPASPPANTGSMGMGLDLTQEAPKPAAPTMSFDAVDVSGKTADRQRLDVAVSLFKNDEYEKASMAAHELLEDPKLAGLHTEARYVLAKSLYRMGMYHSSLGEFSKILSLGPSTKFFKTSLEWLFFISRKTKNETVILDEIARHANQEFPEKYRNEFRYLLARYHFVRGRALDQVGQPEEADKSFSEVKRLALTIPRTDPFFPRAKYLEGLSSFRNGSRQKDAAAKRANGEMLAAIEAMKEVVRLTRPVPGKTVDQAKMDKSLRELAFMQLARTHYGMQQNRFALFYLGKVERGNTQWLEALFESSWANYRVGQYEQALGSLITLSSPFFREEYFPEALILKAVIYYENCRYRESNIILQDFERTYLPVHDQLEALVKKNMEASEYYSVLSDVQKKNKDGLEKNETDIILERILRLALTDQDLRKTNDSILELEAEMDAFANRADTFKYSELSKSLLEGLKVQRTALISKAGIMAKGKLETELVALKQLLANGLRIKFETTTKEKEFLEEQLKAGGRTAIVKKYKYSVAVQDDQLYWPYEGEYWRDELGTYQYTMTKGCIERDTANRNVQSAEAM; encoded by the coding sequence ATGATGCGCTCCTTCAAGCTCATCCGTGTCGCCGTCGTCGGGCTGTCGCTCGCGTGGACGGCCCCCTCCTACGCGCAGAACTTCGAGGGCCTGGACCTCTCCGGCCAGTCCAAGAAGAAGCGCACCACCCCCAAGAAGAAGAAGCCCACCCGCAAGAGCCGCGCCGACAAGGCGAAGCCCGTGCCGGTGCAGGAGGAGGACGCGGACGACGATGCCGCCGCTGCTTCCTCCAGCGAAGCGCCCACGAGCGTGTCTCCCGCGGAGACGGCGCCCGCTGTGGCCCCTTCCACGCCCGCGCCTACCCCGGCTTCGCCTCCCGCGAACACCGGGAGCATGGGCATGGGCCTGGACCTGACGCAGGAGGCGCCCAAGCCGGCCGCGCCCACCATGTCCTTCGACGCGGTGGACGTCTCCGGCAAGACGGCGGACCGCCAGCGCCTGGACGTGGCCGTCAGCCTCTTCAAGAACGACGAGTACGAGAAGGCCTCCATGGCGGCGCACGAGCTGCTGGAGGACCCGAAGCTGGCGGGCCTGCACACCGAGGCGCGCTACGTGCTGGCCAAGTCGCTCTACCGCATGGGCATGTACCACTCGTCCCTGGGCGAGTTCTCCAAGATCCTCTCCCTGGGCCCGTCCACCAAGTTCTTCAAGACGAGCCTGGAGTGGCTCTTCTTCATCAGCCGCAAGACGAAGAACGAGACGGTCATCCTCGACGAGATTGCCCGTCACGCGAACCAGGAGTTCCCCGAGAAGTACCGCAACGAGTTCCGCTACCTGCTGGCGCGCTACCACTTCGTGCGTGGCCGCGCGCTGGACCAGGTGGGGCAGCCCGAGGAGGCCGACAAGAGCTTCTCGGAGGTGAAGCGGCTGGCGCTGACCATTCCGCGCACCGACCCGTTCTTCCCTCGCGCCAAGTACCTGGAGGGCCTGTCCTCCTTCCGCAACGGCAGCCGTCAGAAGGACGCGGCGGCCAAGCGCGCCAACGGGGAGATGCTGGCCGCCATCGAGGCGATGAAGGAAGTCGTCCGCCTCACGCGTCCGGTGCCGGGCAAGACGGTGGACCAGGCGAAGATGGACAAGTCGCTGCGTGAGCTGGCCTTCATGCAGCTGGCCCGCACGCACTACGGCATGCAGCAGAACCGCTTCGCGCTCTTCTACCTGGGCAAGGTGGAGCGCGGGAACACCCAGTGGCTGGAGGCCCTCTTCGAGTCCAGCTGGGCCAACTACCGCGTGGGCCAGTACGAGCAGGCGCTGGGCAGCCTCATCACCCTGTCGTCGCCCTTCTTCCGCGAGGAGTACTTCCCGGAGGCGCTCATCCTGAAGGCGGTCATCTATTACGAGAACTGCCGCTACCGGGAGTCCAACATCATCCTCCAGGACTTCGAGCGCACCTACCTGCCCGTGCACGACCAGTTGGAGGCGCTGGTGAAGAAGAACATGGAGGCCAGCGAGTACTACTCGGTGCTCTCCGACGTGCAGAAGAAGAACAAGGACGGCCTGGAGAAGAACGAGACGGACATCATCCTGGAGCGCATCCTCCGGCTGGCCCTGACGGACCAGGACCTGCGCAAGACGAACGACTCCATCCTCGAGCTGGAGGCGGAGATGGACGCCTTCGCGAACCGGGCGGACACCTTCAAGTACTCCGAGCTGAGCAAGTCCCTGCTGGAGGGGCTCAAGGTGCAGCGCACGGCGCTCATCTCCAAGGCCGGCATCATGGCCAAGGGCAAGCTGGAGACGGAGCTGGTGGCGCTCAAGCAGCTCTTGGCCAACGGCCTGCGCATCAAGTTCGAGACGACCACCAAGGAGAAGGAGTTCCTGGAGGAGCAGCTCAAGGCGGGCGGCCGCACGGCCATCGTCAAGAAGTACAAGTACTCCGTCGCCGTGCAGGACGACCAGCTCTACTGGCCGTACGAGGGCGAGTACTGGCGTGACGAGCTGGGCACCTACCAGTACACGATGACCAAGGGCTGCATCGAGCGCGACACCGCGAACCGGAACGTCCAGTCCGCCGAGGCGATGTAA
- the dinB gene encoding DNA polymerase IV, whose translation MRAIIHVDMDAFYASVEQRDNPALRGKPLIVGGHAQRGVVVAASYEVRPFGVRSAMPMARATKAAPHALVVKPRFAAYAEASEQVFAIFERYTPLIEPLSLDEAFLDVTASVGLFGTPADIARRIRKEIADELNLPASAGVATAKFVAKIASDLAKPNGQREVRAEETVAFLAGLPVSRLWGVGPKTEEALRLAGLKTIGDVAARDLDWLEDRLGSSGRHLWELSQGIDTREVVPDRAAKSVGAEDTFDEDLVGVDALKPHVHAQALRVARRLRRAALKGRVVQLKLKFADFTLITRRTTLREATDDGQTLYRAALELLDKSHQGKPLRLTGVSVQLDEEPPQLGLFPAAPPRTAKLNAALDKIAERFGSKAITTADIAGSEATDSAEHRSERPVDKGGPKD comes from the coding sequence ATGCGAGCCATCATCCACGTGGACATGGATGCCTTCTATGCATCCGTGGAGCAGCGGGACAACCCGGCCCTGAGGGGCAAGCCGCTCATCGTGGGCGGGCATGCCCAGCGCGGCGTCGTGGTCGCCGCCTCCTACGAGGTGCGCCCCTTCGGCGTGCGCAGCGCCATGCCCATGGCCCGTGCGACGAAGGCCGCGCCCCATGCGCTCGTCGTGAAGCCCCGCTTCGCCGCCTATGCCGAGGCCAGCGAGCAGGTGTTCGCCATCTTCGAACGCTACACGCCGCTCATCGAGCCGCTGTCGCTCGACGAGGCCTTCCTGGACGTGACGGCGTCGGTGGGCCTCTTCGGCACGCCCGCGGACATCGCCCGGCGCATCCGCAAGGAGATTGCCGACGAGTTGAACCTCCCCGCCTCCGCGGGCGTCGCCACGGCGAAGTTCGTGGCGAAGATTGCCTCCGACCTCGCCAAGCCCAATGGCCAGCGGGAGGTGCGCGCCGAGGAGACGGTGGCCTTCCTCGCGGGCCTGCCGGTGTCGCGCCTGTGGGGCGTGGGGCCGAAGACGGAGGAGGCGCTCCGGCTCGCCGGGCTGAAGACGATTGGCGACGTGGCGGCCCGGGACTTGGACTGGCTGGAAGACAGGCTGGGCTCCAGCGGACGGCACCTGTGGGAGCTGTCCCAGGGCATCGACACGCGCGAGGTGGTGCCGGACCGGGCCGCCAAGAGCGTGGGCGCGGAGGACACCTTCGACGAAGACCTCGTGGGGGTGGACGCGCTCAAGCCACACGTCCACGCCCAGGCCCTGCGCGTGGCCCGGCGGCTGCGGCGAGCGGCGCTGAAGGGCCGCGTGGTGCAGCTCAAATTGAAGTTCGCGGACTTCACGCTCATCACCCGGCGCACCACGCTGCGCGAGGCCACGGATGATGGGCAGACGCTCTACCGCGCGGCGCTGGAGCTGCTGGACAAGTCGCACCAGGGCAAGCCGCTGCGGCTCACCGGCGTCAGCGTGCAGTTGGACGAGGAGCCGCCCCAGCTGGGCCTCTTCCCCGCCGCCCCGCCACGCACCGCGAAGCTGAACGCGGCGCTGGACAAGATTGCCGAGCGGTTTGGCAGCAAGGCCATCACCACCGCGGACATCGCCGGCAGCGAGGCCACCGACAGCGCCGAACACCGCTCCGAGCGCCCAGTGGACAAGGGCGGGCCCAAGGACTGA
- a CDS encoding MFS transporter: MVRRAASLRVVFGIVALDLIGFGILIPQLGVYGVRFGASPFTVGLLISVFSLMQLVSAPILGRLSDRYGRRPVLLVSQVGSLLAYLLFAFAQSLPLLFLARVIDGISGGNISTAQAVVADITTPKDRARGMGVIGAAFGLGFVLGPALGGFLGAWGGNLAIGLFAAGLVAINLTGTYFYLPETRVEGRPGEGHARTLKGATLAMSLPVVGRCLVLMLVFTTAFAQMEGTFSVYLLTRFLSSGPVPLQEGGLFLRAAVTDLDVLREASLRSGWLFAAIGVISAAVQGGLVRRLTGGPGSAPGREALLATVGFGLTAAGLALLPVAPDYAWLFPVMGLLAVGSALVTPCLSALVSLHAPPERLGAVLGAYQAFGSLGRILGPALGGWLFTRLGPAAPYGTAAGMVAMAGLLGLSLVAQTRMAGAGAEQRS, translated from the coding sequence GTGGTGCGGCGGGCGGCGTCACTCCGTGTCGTTTTCGGAATCGTGGCGCTGGACCTCATCGGGTTCGGCATCCTGATTCCCCAGTTGGGGGTGTACGGCGTGCGGTTCGGTGCCTCGCCCTTCACGGTGGGGTTGCTCATCTCCGTCTTCTCGCTGATGCAGCTGGTGTCGGCTCCGATACTGGGCCGGCTCAGCGACCGGTACGGCCGCCGGCCGGTGCTGCTGGTGAGCCAGGTGGGCTCGCTGCTGGCGTACCTACTGTTCGCCTTCGCGCAGTCGCTGCCGCTGCTCTTCCTGGCGCGTGTCATCGACGGCATCTCCGGTGGCAACATCTCCACCGCACAGGCCGTGGTGGCGGACATCACCACGCCGAAGGACAGGGCGCGGGGTATGGGAGTCATTGGCGCGGCCTTCGGGCTGGGCTTCGTGCTGGGACCGGCGCTGGGCGGCTTCCTGGGCGCCTGGGGTGGCAACCTCGCCATCGGTCTGTTCGCGGCGGGGCTGGTGGCCATCAACCTGACGGGCACGTACTTCTACCTGCCGGAGACGCGGGTGGAGGGGCGCCCGGGGGAAGGGCACGCGCGGACGCTGAAGGGCGCCACGCTGGCCATGAGCCTGCCCGTGGTGGGGCGCTGCCTGGTGCTGATGCTGGTGTTCACCACCGCCTTCGCGCAGATGGAAGGCACCTTCTCCGTCTACCTGCTGACGCGCTTCCTGTCGTCCGGGCCGGTGCCGCTCCAGGAAGGCGGGCTGTTCCTCCGGGCGGCGGTGACGGACCTGGACGTGCTGCGCGAGGCCAGCCTGCGCTCCGGTTGGCTCTTCGCGGCGATTGGGGTGATTTCCGCGGCGGTGCAGGGCGGGCTGGTGCGCCGGCTGACGGGAGGGCCCGGGAGCGCGCCGGGGCGCGAGGCGCTGCTGGCCACGGTGGGCTTCGGACTGACGGCGGCGGGGCTGGCCCTGTTGCCCGTCGCGCCGGATTATGCGTGGCTGTTCCCGGTGATGGGGTTGTTGGCGGTGGGGTCGGCGCTGGTGACACCGTGTCTGTCCGCCCTGGTATCTCTGCATGCCCCGCCGGAGCGGCTGGGCGCGGTGCTGGGGGCGTACCAGGCCTTCGGCTCGCTGGGGCGGATTCTGGGGCCGGCGCTGGGAGGCTGGCTCTTTACCCGGCTGGGGCCCGCGGCCCCGTACGGGACGGCGGCGGGCATGGTGGCGATGGCGGGGCTCCTGGGATTGTCCCTGGTGGCCCAGACGAGAATGGCAGGCGCGGGGGCCGAGCAAAGGTCCTAA
- a CDS encoding phosphatase domain-containing protein, with protein sequence MSLPDRIDPRPPRRIYRWDLDKTYLQTEFDSLRDLVRTAFQKAHQKVAVPGASALIRELSENGDSRLCIVSGSPKQMRAVLEEKLKLDGVRWDEFVLKDNVGNLLRGRFRALRGQVGYKLPAILESRVHAPVEAEEVLFGDDAEADAFIYSLFADLVAGRVDERVLSQVLEAGGVYPDDALRVREAWKKIPVGDPVRRIFIHLDRLTPPAHFTPYGPRVVPIFNYFQAALVLLADGHLTAPQVLKIAVEMVQTAGHNIITLSNSFQDLLRRGLPLQQAAVALSQALEGPNKLLAAMRPMPDILAAFSKRLAALGTPPPPPPVQAVDYVSLIHHALPRNHKGRTKPQ encoded by the coding sequence GTGAGCTTGCCGGACCGCATCGACCCGCGTCCGCCCCGGCGCATCTACCGCTGGGATTTGGACAAGACGTACCTCCAGACGGAGTTCGACTCGCTCCGTGACCTGGTGCGGACGGCGTTCCAGAAGGCCCACCAGAAGGTGGCCGTGCCGGGCGCCAGCGCGCTCATCCGCGAGCTGTCGGAGAACGGGGACTCGCGGCTGTGCATCGTCTCCGGCAGTCCGAAGCAGATGCGGGCCGTGCTGGAGGAGAAGCTCAAGCTGGACGGCGTGCGGTGGGACGAGTTCGTCCTCAAGGACAACGTGGGCAACCTGCTGCGCGGCCGCTTCCGGGCCCTGCGCGGTCAGGTGGGCTACAAGCTGCCCGCGATTCTGGAGAGCCGGGTGCACGCGCCGGTGGAGGCGGAGGAAGTCCTCTTCGGTGACGACGCGGAGGCGGACGCGTTCATCTATTCGCTCTTCGCGGACCTGGTGGCGGGCCGCGTGGACGAGCGCGTGCTGTCGCAGGTGCTGGAGGCGGGCGGGGTGTACCCGGACGACGCGCTGCGGGTGCGCGAGGCGTGGAAGAAGATTCCGGTGGGCGACCCGGTGCGCCGCATCTTCATCCACCTGGACAGGCTGACGCCCCCCGCGCACTTCACGCCCTACGGACCGCGCGTGGTGCCCATCTTCAACTACTTCCAGGCCGCGCTGGTGCTGCTGGCGGACGGCCACCTGACGGCGCCGCAGGTGCTGAAAATCGCAGTGGAGATGGTGCAGACGGCGGGCCACAACATCATCACCCTGTCCAACTCGTTCCAGGACCTGCTGCGGCGCGGGCTGCCGCTCCAGCAGGCGGCGGTGGCGCTGTCCCAGGCGCTGGAGGGGCCCAACAAGCTGCTCGCGGCGATGCGGCCCATGCCGGACATCCTGGCCGCCTTCAGCAAGCGCCTGGCCGCGCTGGGCACGCCGCCGCCCCCCCCGCCGGTGCAGGCGGTGGACTACGTCTCCCTCATCCACCACGCGCTGCCCCGGAACCACAAGGGGCGCACCAAGCCGCAGTAG
- the cglC gene encoding adventurous gliding motility lipoprotein CglC, with product MKMFVRTALMMSAALLLGGCEVASEIGKPCTLVRKATPEERAAGSDVAVAILEKEIAAKQDFISFGSVNCEDLICVRDQDYPRALNEDGSLNENAPAMGYCSKPCVEGASSCDVTDTDDVNPDLPGRMSCRPMLLDQDTLDALRSADEAFYRRTFGENNSPFFCAGALIPD from the coding sequence ATGAAGATGTTCGTGCGAACCGCCCTCATGATGTCCGCCGCGCTCCTGTTGGGTGGCTGTGAGGTGGCCAGCGAGATTGGCAAGCCCTGCACGCTGGTGCGCAAGGCAACCCCCGAGGAACGGGCTGCCGGTAGTGATGTGGCCGTCGCCATCCTGGAAAAGGAGATCGCGGCCAAGCAGGACTTCATCTCGTTCGGATCCGTGAACTGCGAGGATCTGATCTGCGTTCGGGACCAGGACTACCCTCGGGCCCTCAATGAGGATGGATCACTGAACGAGAATGCTCCGGCGATGGGCTACTGCAGCAAGCCCTGCGTCGAGGGCGCGTCTTCGTGCGACGTGACGGACACCGACGACGTCAATCCGGACCTGCCCGGCCGGATGTCGTGCCGCCCGATGCTGCTGGATCAGGACACGCTGGATGCACTCCGCTCCGCGGACGAGGCCTTCTACCGACGGACGTTCGGCGAGAACAACTCGCCCTTCTTCTGCGCCGGCGCGCTCATCCCGGATTGA